The nucleotide sequence GCTTTCGACGAGGACGGTGCGGCGCGTGCCGCGACGCGTAGTGCACAGGTGATCGGCCGTTGGAGACGACTCCTTCGGACAGTGCGCTCTCGTGCCTTGAGCCCGGAGCAGCGGATAGGACTGTTCGCAGAGCTCAACATCCTGCGTGCCCTTGCTTCGGAAGGCCTGGCGGATGCCGACAGCTGGACGGGTCCGGAGGCCACGCCGCACGACTTCGAGTTCGAGGCTGCCTCCATTGAGGTTAAGGGTGTCGGGACGGACGCAGATCATATTGTTATCCACGGCGTCGAACAGCTGGACGCACTGGACGGCAAGCGCTTGCACCTCATCGTCGTAGAGGTCCGCGAGGACGCGGGCGGCGAGCGACTGGCCGACGTCCTCGCGGAAGCTGAATCGGTCGTCGCGACGCCGAGCGTTCTTCGATCAAAGGTCAACAAGCTCGGTTACAGTTCCGACGATGACGAGATCCGGTATTCGCTCGGACAGCTCTTCATGGTCTCTGTGAACTCGGATTTCCCTCGGATCGTGCCTGACGACCTCGTGGCAGGCGTCCCCTACGGACTTTCACGCCTTTCTTATCACCTCGACCGTGCAGTGGTCGTCGGGCACATGCGGCCGGCCGGGTTGGGCGAGATCAGAAACGCGATCTCGTGACCGCCCGATGGTGGTCGCAGCCTTTCGCCGAGGAAGGATCCGCCACGGCGGAGGGCATCATCAATCAACTTGGGCGGCCCGCACTCGACGAGTTGACGGTACTCGTGCGCGAGGCAGCGCAGAACAGCTGGGACGCGCGCACTGGTACGCCGAAGGTCGACTTCTCCGTCCGCGTCGCGCGCCTTGGTGACTTCGCATCCGCGTGGACGAAGCACCTTATGCCCGCTCCCGAAGGGGGTGCCGTCGCTCAACTAGCGCAGTATTTGCAACCCGACTCAGTCATCGTGACGGTCTCGGATCGGAACACACGGGGCCTGGGCGGACCCATGAGGGCAGGGTCGAAGGCTCCCGATGGAACGAGAAGTGATTTCGTTCAGTTTTTACGCAACGTTGGAGAGGCCCGCGACAGCGAACTTGGCGGAGGAACTTACGGATTTGGGAAAGGTATTTTCTACAGGCTGAGTGGGGCCTCGACGATCGTCGTCGACAGTTACTTGGCGGACGGATCCGACTCGGAACGCCGGCTCATGGGGGCAGCCCTCGGCGCGAGCTTCTACAACGACGAAGCGCGGCGCTTCACAGGCCGACATTGGTGGGGCGACGTCCGTGACGGCATTCCAGACCCTGTCCTCGGCGACAAGGCCGCATCAATCGCCCAGGAACTCGGGCTGCCTGGGTTCGCGGATGGGCGTACCGGGACCGATGTCGTCATCGTCGGAGCGCAGCTCGATGCCCCGGGCTCCGAGCTCGACTCTCTGACGGCGGTCGGTGAATTCCTCGCTTCGTCCATCCTCTGGAATCTCTGGCCCAAGCTCGTTCGATTCAAAGGGGAGGAGACGCCGATGAGTTTCTCCGTCGAAGTGGACGGCCATCCGATCGAAGTCCCGGATCCTTTGAGCGTGCCCCATCTTCGACCCTTCGCAGAGGCCCTTCAGGTAGTCCGGGCGGGCGAAGGCGTCTCGCACACGAGAAAGTCCCCACCGCGTGACGTGGGGCGGCTGGCTGTCGAAGTGGGCGTAGCCGATGCGCCGTCTTCGCCCATCGTTGATCGTGCCCGACCATTCGAGGGTGCTCCGCACCACGTTGCACGCATGCGCCTGGCGGAGTTGGTGGTCGACTATCTTCCGGGTCCCGCGCATCCGGATCCGATTTTCTCGTATGGCGGAGTCTTTCGTTCGACCGTCGACTCCGACGAGCACTTCGCCGCCGCTGAACCGCCGACCCACGACGATTGGGTCGAGGCAGGACTGCGCGGTACGAATCGGGGCGTCGTGCAGAACGCGCGCCATTTCATCCGTCGCGTACTCGACGATAAGTTCGACGCCACTGTCAGGGCGGAGGCTCGAGGCGCCGCCGGACTTGGAGTTGTTGCGTCGCGACTGGCCCGGCTGACCCCGGGCATCTCGGCCGGCGGAGCAACGCGGAAATCCAGTCGAACCGCCCCTTCGGGTGGTCGACGTCGCGAAGGCGCACCATTCAGAAGTGCGCGAATTCTCGATGGGCCCGCTCTTCACGTGTTCGGCGACCGGACCTTCGTCGTCACCAGAGTGTCGATCCCGGACCACACGTCCCAGAGCGTCTGGTACGCCGAGGCGTCGGTCGTGCTCGACGGCGGTGGTCGCGAGTCCGCGACGTTCGCCGGAGCGCGCACACCGGCCATCCTTGAGTGGCGGCCCGTGAATGGCGGGCCGTCGGTCGCGGGCAGCGCGATCATGATCGGTCCCGGGGCAGATTCTGAATGGTGGGTGTACGCGACCTACGTGGAGGACGCCGTCGTACGTGTCAACATCAGGCGGTCGAACGATGCCGCATGAGGTCAAGCCGTTTCGAATCCCTTTCTCGGAGACGTGGCGAGTAGGTGAGTGGCAGCTCTTCAGAGACGGCAATTGGCAAGCGTTGCCCGACCTCCTTGAGGATTGGGATGCCGACACCGATCTCCACGTTCGTCAAATGATCGACGTCGACCGTGAGGCCGTCATCGAGCAGTCAGGTCTTCATCCAGGTGCCGCGCTCGTGCTCACCGCGTCATGGTCGAGCTCGAGCAATCAGATGACCGATCTCATCGATCGCGTCTCCGTGCTTGAGCGTGTTGTCACGCTGGAGGCGACGCTGCCGTCGGGGCGCATCGGGGGCGTCCTCACCATCACCACAACACTCGCGCTGGGGAGATCGGAGGATGCAGGGGCCGTGGCATCAGCCCATGAACCCGGATCAGTCCTTCTGGACTCGACCACGACTCTCGCGCTCGAGGGAGATGGCGCGATGTTCCCTGTCGCGGTGATCGACTTCGCGGCAACACCGTTCGACGTTGATTCGAGCTGGTTTCTCGAAGTCTCGAGTGACCTGGACGCTCCATTCCTCGGAGTCTTTCAGTTACTCGTCAACGAGCGTGACGAAGAGCTCGTCCGCGCGATCACCCGGCCGTCCTCGGACGCCGGCGATCGGCAGCTGGTTTTCGGATTGGAGGAAGGCGTGGCGGGGGTGCTGGCCGAAGCGGCCCTGGCGATGCGAACCGAGCTCCGCGACGGCGGAACTTGGGAGGCAGGAACTGTTGGATCGGTGCTCGAGTCAATGCTCGATGACGTCGAAAGTCGTGGACTCTCGCTTCCGGGTTCTGGCCCGGAGGCTGCGTCCGACTTCAGGAGCCGCCTTAGCGGCGTCGTGCGCTCGCTTGGATACGGTAGGACCTTCACATGAGCGTCTTATGGCCACGACTAACGGCTTCGGTGGCAGCGGCTATGTACGTCGAAGCACGTCGAGGAACTCTTCGACCTTCGGATAGCCATCCGGCACAGATATTCGCGCCTGTTGGTGGACGGCGCGCGACGCCAAGCGAGGTCGCGGACCTAGCCTCTACTGTCCGACAGCTCGCTGAGCGCTTCGGATTCCCGGATCGAAGCGAGGTGACTTCGCGTATCGCGTTCGACCGCGCGGCAGTGCCACTGATCGGTACGAAGCTGGATCTCAGCTGGTCTGAGGCTGCCTCTAGGGACGTGTGGTCTTTCCTCGCGCTCGTCGCCCTGCCCGATGTCACGTCTTGGCGATTTGGGACCGACAATGTGGAGCGGTGGGTCGCCTCGGATCCGAACCGTCACACGTGGTCTCGACTGTGGTGGCAGGCCGTGGTCTTCGAGGGCGATTTGGCGCTTCTGGCCGAACTTACGGAAAGTGACCTCAATCAGGTTTTTGAACGCCGTCGAATCGGTGGTGACCCGCGCCTCGCATGTGCAATCGCACGTGCGGTCGTTTCGCGCACGATCGGCGGTGAGGGGCGGCGTGACATCATCCGTGACGTTACGGCGCGAGTCCGCCGACGCCTGGCATGGGCGGACATGTACTCGCTCGAGGCGAGCGTGCTGGACTCGGTGATATCGGGATTCGTTGATGAATCGATTCGGAGGATTCGGGTGTCCTAGCGCATCGCCCCGCCTGCGGGACAGGCTCACTGGGCCGCGTCTAAACGAATCGACGGCTCGATCGGGTGATTGCGGGCTATGTGCTCGAAGTCGCTTGCGCATCGTTAGTGAATCGCACGATTGGGACCGCTGAATGTTTCTTCTGGGAGGTCAACATCAAAGACAGAATGACAGGCGTCCTCGCAGGCATGGCCGCGGGCGACGCACTGGGGGCGGGGTACGAGTTCGGCCCCGCGCTTCCGGACGACGAGGCTGTCGCCATGCGGGGCGGGGGCGTGTTCAACTGGGCTCCGGGGGAGTGGACGGACGACACTTCCATGGCGGTGCCGATCGGCCGGGCTTTGGCTCGGGGGGACGATCTCGCTGCTCCTGCGACCCTGGGGTTGATCGTCGACGAGTGGGCGGTGTGGGCCCAGACCGCTCCGGACGTGGGGAATCAGACGCGAGCCGTGCTCGGGATGCTGGCGACGCAGGGCTCGAGCGAAGACGATGCGCGGCGCGCAGCCGAAGCGGTGCACCGGAGCCAGGGGCAGTCGGCTGGGAACGGGTCGCTGATGCGGACTGCTCCGGTGGCGCTCGGGTACCTCGACGACCCCGCCGGGCTGGCTTCCGTCGCACGTCGAGTGAGCGACCTCACGCACTTCGACCCGGAGGCCGGGGATGCGTGTGTGCTGTGGTGCTTGGCGATCCGGCGGGCTGTCGTCGACGGGGAGCACTCGTTGCGGGACGGTCTTTCGGCTCTGCCTGCTGCGCGGCAGTCGCTGTGGGCCTCGCGCATCGACGTGGCCGAGGCGTCGCAGCCGCGCGACTTCGAGCACAACGGGTGGGTCGTCGAGGCGCTGCAGGGGGCGTGGTCGGCGATCACGCACGGGTCGTCGCTCGTCGACGTGCTTTCGCGCGCGGTGCGGGGCGGGAACGACACGGACACGGTGGCGGCTATCGCTGGGGGGTTGGCGGGGGCGTACTACGGGGTCGGCGGGGTGCCGTCCGCGTGGCGCGAGGTGTTGCACGGGTGGCCGGGGTTGGACTTTGGGGGGTTGGTGGAGCTGGCGGGGGCTGCCGCTCTGGGTGGTGCGCCCCGGCGCTAGCGAATTCGACCCGAGCGCATCAAATACCGGACGCGTAGTCGGAGCGGACATCGGCCAGGGTCCGAGTCAGCGTCTCGTCGACGCACCAGAAATTCCAGCCGGCAACCGTGCCGCCGCCCTGCAGGAATCGCGCGGCACCGCTGACCGTCGCGAAGACTCGATCGGCCATCGCAAGGTGGCCGTTCTCTTCGACGATTGCGGTGGAGCCGCGATAGGCGGCGGGCTTGGCGTAGAGGACAGCGCCGGCAGAGACCGCGCCGGCGCGGAGTAGGTCGGCCACTTCAACCCGATACTGAGCCCTCTCAACGGCTGAGTCTGTCGAGCTCACGTGGCCCTGTGGCACCGGCCAGATCGCGAGGATGCTGTCGATCAGGCTCGATGTGCGGGTACGGATGTCCTCTTCGGTCCACGCCTCGGCGTGCTCGTGGACCACGTTCCGGACGAGCAGCAGGGTGTCGTGCCGAATCAAGGACGCGCGCTTACCAGCCTCGCCGGTCCAGCCTGCATTCGACAGCCGCGTGTTGAGGGACTGCGTGACCAGCGTCAGATTTCCGAGCGTCTGGACGAGCTGGTCACGATCGGTGTCGTTGACAGTGTCGTCGCCCCAGTTGGCGCGCCACTCCTGAGGCATGATGTGCTCGATCGTGCACACCCCGCGCGAAACCGGTGCCGCTGAGAATGGCCGTTGGCCATCGATCCCGAAGCCCCGATAGCGGTCCTCGACCGCCTCCAGCACCATTCGAAGACGGCCCCGACGAAGGCGTCGATAGGCCTCGAGGTCGACGAGCTCACGACGCACTTCGGCATCGTCGGGCCAATAGCCGACGGTAGATCGCTGCGACGTCAAGAAGTCTCGGGCCACGTCGTCGATGCGCGCTCCGGCAGGGCGCTGACTCAGCGTCGTCAGCAGGTCGACGATGAATCGGTTCGCGCCCTGCGACTGCACGCGCACGAGCGCTCGACGCACGAACCACGACTCCAGCACACCCAGGAACCGGTCGCGTTCGTCGTCAGTGATCGCGGCTTGCTCCCGCTCGCCCAGCCAGATCAAAACAGGCTTGGCCAGCTCGGAATCCAGGGTGCTGATTCTGTAGACGAAGAGCGCGACGCGGTCGAGGGCTCCGTCGTGCGACTCCGAGGCCTCCGTGAAGGCACGGTAGCGATCTGCCGCCGCCTTGAGGTCCTTCAGAAGTGCGTTCACATCACCCGATGACGAATTCACGTAGCGCTTGAACTGAGCGAACACCTCCCGCGCCGGGATATCGAGCAGTGTGCGCGCGGTGAGCCACTGAGTGAGGAAGAGCGAGCTCCGGGTGTAGCGGATGCGGCCCGCCGTGACTTCGGCCTCCCAGAAGGGGGTCTCGAAGGCGTACCAGTACTCCAGGTACGCCTGCTCGGTCGCCTCGTCAGTCCCATCGAATCTCTGGAAGACGAAGTTCTTGATCAGATCCGCGGCGGTCAGCGGCGTGCCGCGGGCATTCAGCGTCTCGAAGATCTCCTGCGCATCTTCATTCGCCTGCAATTGGATGGAAACGAGCTGGAGCCGCGTCGTCACGGCAGGCACGAGCAGGCCGGCTCGAGAGTCCGCGGTCGAGGCGTCGGAGTCGAGCCACGAGGCGATGCTTCGGGCGAAGAACTCGTGAGCGTCACGGAGTCGTCCTGCCGGGAGCACGCGGTAGTCGACGGGCGACGGAGCCGACATCACCGCGGCGAACGTCTCGCGGTCACGGTTGGTCGGCCACACCTTGAAGCGATCTTCGACGCCCACACGGAACGACTCACCGTTTTCGACAAGGCCTTCCACCTGGCCCGCGAGACCGACATAGCCACGATCGACCAGCTCGGCGTGGAGGGCGTCGAGCAAGACCTGGAGCGTTGTCAGCCGCTGCTGCCCGTCGATGACCGTGTGCTGTGGCAGGCCACCGAGGACGGTCTGCTGGGTCTGCAGGACCACGGCGCCGAGGAAGTGCGTGGCCTGCGAGTCGCCCGCTGCGATCGCGTCGACAAGTCTCGTGATGTCGTTCCACAGCGGCTCCCATTGGAGCTCTCTCGACCAGACATAGGGCCGCTGGAAGAGCGGAACCACCAACCTCTGAGGTGCGAAGAAGACCTGCTGCGGGGAGGTGACCTGCGTGAGCATTCGGGAGCTTTCGGTCGAGCGGGCGGGGCGGGTGATCCGACGATCTCACATCAGACCGCTCTCGGGCGGCGACGTGCAGGCGAATGTCCCGGTCAGTCCCTGTCGTCGTCAGCAGCGCTATCGAATAAACGCCCTCGAAGCGACCGCCCGCGACTCAGCGCCGCCGCGCCGAACTTGCCGGCGACAGTGACGCCCTCCGTGCCCAGACGGCTGGCGACCCTGATGCCCTCGGCGCCGAGCTGCGCTGCGGCCTCGACCCCCTCGGCTCCTGCCTCGAGAGCCTTGTCCTTCGTGTCGACGGCCGCTTCCGACCAGCGCCTCGAAGAGATCGACTCTCGGTCGCCCTCGATGCCGAGGCGCTCGTGGAAGGCGACGACGTCGGCGGCCACACCGTTGCCCGACTGGACGATGGCGCCGGGAGCGAACGGATGCAGCAGCACCTTCGAGTTCGCCGACGAGGCGGCTGCGTCCATGCGGCGCAGGAGCCCGAGCGTGGTCTGGCTGATGACGTTCCGGCGCTTGTCGCGTGAAAGCTCGACGCCGCGGCGGTGGGCGTCCAGCTCGTCGGGCGACGAGTCGAGGACGCGATCGAGTTCGAGGACCGCGAGGGCATCCTGCAGCTGGAAGCATCGCGCGATGACCGCGAGCCACTCCTCGACGGTCCCCTCGGCGTCGATGAAGGTGTCGTGGAGGTCGCCGACCTTCGAGTGGCGCTCCATCTTGTCGGCGAGGGCATCGAGCTGCCGGAGTGCGTAGGCCTGGGTGGTCTTGAGAGTCGACGACGTCCCCTGCACCTTCGACCAGGTCACCTCGGACACGCGGCCGACTTCTTCACGCAGGATCATCGCCTCGTCGATCTCGAGTTCGGCTCCGATCATGCCCGCCACGGCTTCGTCCTTCTGGGCTCGCAGCACGTCGTCGACCTTGGCGTCGATCGTGGCGAGATAGGCGGTGATCTCGTCCATGGACTGCTTCATGGCCAGCTGCGCCATGATGCCCGCGGCGCCGGCGAGGACGGCCGGGTTCGTCAGCATGGCGCCCGCACCGCGTGAGTACTCGAGAATGCTGCTGATCTGACCGTTGTTCGTCATGATCGCGCGTGCCAGCCCGGGCGTCGAACCCGCCATCGGTACTCCGGAGGCGAGGGCCGCGGCTGATGCCTGCGAGAGCTGGATCCAGCGACCCGAGTTGGCTGCGATCGTCGCGCCGGACTGCGCGGCCGCCGCGCCGACGCTGAGAGTCGACCCGAGTCGGGACAGGCCGAGGTCGCGCGACTCGGTGATGCCCTGACCGGTCAAGAATCGCTCGATCGCCCCGGGATCGCCGATGACGGCGATGCCGTTGCCATCGCGGATGAGTTCGAGTTCGTCGTTCATGCGTCCCCCCAAGGAAGCCGTGCTGGTGATCGTTGTCGTGATTGTGTCGTGAGCCGCCGACAGCGCCGGGTCGTTCGTCAGGACCCGCTCGACGCCGAGAACGGCACGACCAGCGCTAGCAGGATGAGGATGATCGGGACCGGCAGGAAGCCGCAGACGATGCCGGCGATGGCCTGGGTGCGGCGGAAGCCGCCGGCGCGGTTCGCGGTGCCGACGCCGATGAAGCCGAAGATGATGGCGAGCAGGGCCGGCAGCCAGCAGAGGAAGATGCCGGCGATCGGGATCAGCGACAGCGCGGCGCCGACGATTCCGAGGATGAGTGACGCGATCGCGAGGCCGTTCGACTGGGGCTTCGGCGCGAACTGGACGTAGACCTGCTGAACCGGCTGGTTCGGGTCGAAGTTCGACATGTGTGGCCTTTCCCGACCGAACCGCTCGGTCTCCCCGTCGACCATTCTGGTGGCTCGGGCGGGGCGTGAGGGAGCCCCAGGGCGGGGGATGGGGGTCGACCCGCGGGGCCCGCGACTGTCGGAGGCCACCCGTAGAGTCACGCATGACGAAAGGACCGCGCATGACCTCACCGTTCGAAGAAGCCCTGCTCGAGAGCCTCCGCGAGAACGCGGTCGTGCTCGACGATCCGGAGTGGAATTCCACGTCGATGCTCATCGACGGGCTCGTCGACGT is from Frondihabitans australicus and encodes:
- a CDS encoding ADP-ribosylglycohydrolase family protein, which codes for MTGVLAGMAAGDALGAGYEFGPALPDDEAVAMRGGGVFNWAPGEWTDDTSMAVPIGRALARGDDLAAPATLGLIVDEWAVWAQTAPDVGNQTRAVLGMLATQGSSEDDARRAAEAVHRSQGQSAGNGSLMRTAPVALGYLDDPAGLASVARRVSDLTHFDPEAGDACVLWCLAIRRAVVDGEHSLRDGLSALPAARQSLWASRIDVAEASQPRDFEHNGWVVEALQGAWSAITHGSSLVDVLSRAVRGGNDTDTVAAIAGGLAGAYYGVGGVPSAWREVLHGWPGLDFGGLVELAGAAALGGAPRR
- a CDS encoding DUF262 domain-containing protein — its product is MLTQVTSPQQVFFAPQRLVVPLFQRPYVWSRELQWEPLWNDITRLVDAIAAGDSQATHFLGAVVLQTQQTVLGGLPQHTVIDGQQRLTTLQVLLDALHAELVDRGYVGLAGQVEGLVENGESFRVGVEDRFKVWPTNRDRETFAAVMSAPSPVDYRVLPAGRLRDAHEFFARSIASWLDSDASTADSRAGLLVPAVTTRLQLVSIQLQANEDAQEIFETLNARGTPLTAADLIKNFVFQRFDGTDEATEQAYLEYWYAFETPFWEAEVTAGRIRYTRSSLFLTQWLTARTLLDIPAREVFAQFKRYVNSSSGDVNALLKDLKAAADRYRAFTEASESHDGALDRVALFVYRISTLDSELAKPVLIWLGEREQAAITDDERDRFLGVLESWFVRRALVRVQSQGANRFIVDLLTTLSQRPAGARIDDVARDFLTSQRSTVGYWPDDAEVRRELVDLEAYRRLRRGRLRMVLEAVEDRYRGFGIDGQRPFSAAPVSRGVCTIEHIMPQEWRANWGDDTVNDTDRDQLVQTLGNLTLVTQSLNTRLSNAGWTGEAGKRASLIRHDTLLLVRNVVHEHAEAWTEEDIRTRTSSLIDSILAIWPVPQGHVSSTDSAVERAQYRVEVADLLRAGAVSAGAVLYAKPAAYRGSTAIVEENGHLAMADRVFATVSGAARFLQGGGTVAGWNFWCVDETLTRTLADVRSDYASGI
- a CDS encoding PD-(D/E)XK motif protein; the protein is MTTGSHAVSTLMRAWAVLEPPRTAEFSSFALRLRAGESGPRAAVDREGRRHLLVPYSDDASILVAEPNSVLTSSSRSLAFGASALDYVDVTCHDPSLQREFDQVCADILEAFDEDGAARAATRSAQVIGRWRRLLRTVRSRALSPEQRIGLFAELNILRALASEGLADADSWTGPEATPHDFEFEAASIEVKGVGTDADHIVIHGVEQLDALDGKRLHLIVVEVREDAGGERLADVLAEAESVVATPSVLRSKVNKLGYSSDDDEIRYSLGQLFMVSVNSDFPRIVPDDLVAGVPYGLSRLSYHLDRAVVVGHMRPAGLGEIRNAIS
- a CDS encoding DUF4190 domain-containing protein codes for the protein MSNFDPNQPVQQVYVQFAPKPQSNGLAIASLILGIVGAALSLIPIAGIFLCWLPALLAIIFGFIGVGTANRAGGFRRTQAIAGIVCGFLPVPIILILLALVVPFSASSGS